A stretch of Girardinichthys multiradiatus isolate DD_20200921_A chromosome 20, DD_fGirMul_XY1, whole genome shotgun sequence DNA encodes these proteins:
- the LOC124856925 gene encoding N-acylethanolamine-hydrolyzing acid amidase-like isoform X3 — protein sequence MVRAAELLLLLLGLSGSLRAQLPPPPTVVINLDLDPELRWLPLKKVFDVDYLSKAAAEIIESTVPKWVHHAAILLVESLEKYIPQPYAGEIRGLAAVLGGNLSDAIILNFAYEFTAFCTSILAQDKNGNVYHGRNLDYPRAILRNLTLNLVFQKNGKAAYFGTSFAGYVGLWTGMSPNKFTVSGDKRGTDQWWNWWKNAVSAFLFHRSPVSWLVRETLEEAENFQEAVMRLSKTPLITGVYYIVGGVRAGEGVVITRDRKGPADIWPLDPLNGGWYRVETNYDHWLPPPAKDHRRETANKGLNATGQDHINMNKLYQVLSLYPVCDQAAHRPTELAVKDPKTADRFNFMT from the exons ATGGTGCGGGCCgcggagctgctgctgctgctgctcggaCTCTCCGGCTCCCTGCGGGCTcagcttcctcctcctcctacaGTTGTCATCAACCTGGACCTAGATCCGGAGCTGCGATGGTTGCCtctcaaaaaagtatttgacGTGGACTACCTGAGCAAAGCCGCAGCTGAAATCATCGA ATCAACAGTTCCAAAATGGGTGCATCACGCAGCGATCCTTCTTGTGGAATCCCTGGAAAAATACATTCCTCAACCATACGCTGGGGAAATCCGTGGCTTAGCCGCTGTCCTGGGAGGGAACCTGTCTGATGCCATCATTCTTAACTTTGCCTATGAATTTACCGC ATTTTGCACCAGCATCTTGGCTCAAGATAAAAATGGGAACGTGTACCATGGGAGGAATCTTGACTATCCCCGTGCCATCCTGAGGAATTTGACTCTGAATTTAGTCTTCCAGAAGAATGGAAAG GCAGCATACTTTGGAACATCATTTGCTGGTTATGTTGGCTTGTGGACAGGAATGAGTCCCAACAAGTTCACTGTGTCTGGTGACAAGCGAG GGACTGACCAGTGGTGGAACTGGTGGAAGAATGCTGTTTCTGCTTTCCTGTTTCACAGATCGCCAGTCAGCTGGCTTGTGAGGGAG ACCCTGGAGGAGGCCGAGAACTTTCAGGAAGCGGTCATGCGTCTGTCGAAAACCCCCCTCATCACTGGGGTGTATTACATTGTGGGTGGGGTGCGAGCAGGGGAAGGCGTCGTCATAACCAGAGATCGAAAGGGCCCCGCTGACATCTGGCCCCTGGATCCATTAAATGGAGG ATGGTACAGAGTGGAGACGAACTATGACCACTGGCTTCCTCCTCCTGCAAAAGATCATCGAAG GGAAACAGCAAACAAGGGACTCAATGCTACAGGCCAAGATCACATTAATATGAATAAACTTTATCAG GTGTTGTCCCTGTATCCTGTCTGTGACCA GGCTGCTCACAGGCCGACTGAGCTGGCTGTTAAGGACCCAAAGACTGCTGATCGTTTCAACTTCATGACTTGA
- the LOC124856925 gene encoding N-acylethanolamine-hydrolyzing acid amidase-like isoform X1, which yields MVRAAELLLLLLGLSGSLRAQLPPPPTVVINLDLDPELRWLPLKKVFDVDYLSKAAAEIIESTVPKWVHHAAILLVESLEKYIPQPYAGEIRGLAAVLGGNLSDAIILNFAYEFTAFCTSILAQDKNGNVYHGRNLDYPRAILRNLTLNLVFQKNGKAAYFGTSFAGYVGLWTGMSPNKFTVSGDKRGTDQWWNWWKNAVSAFLFHRSPVSWLVRETLEEAENFQEAVMRLSKTPLITGVYYIVGGVRAGEGVVITRDRKGPADIWPLDPLNGGWYRVETNYDHWLPPPAKDHRRETANKGLNATGQDHINMNKLYQNYNSYHSHECSIPWELHYVYQTKGLLTGRLSWLLRTQRLLIVSTS from the exons ATGGTGCGGGCCgcggagctgctgctgctgctgctcggaCTCTCCGGCTCCCTGCGGGCTcagcttcctcctcctcctacaGTTGTCATCAACCTGGACCTAGATCCGGAGCTGCGATGGTTGCCtctcaaaaaagtatttgacGTGGACTACCTGAGCAAAGCCGCAGCTGAAATCATCGA ATCAACAGTTCCAAAATGGGTGCATCACGCAGCGATCCTTCTTGTGGAATCCCTGGAAAAATACATTCCTCAACCATACGCTGGGGAAATCCGTGGCTTAGCCGCTGTCCTGGGAGGGAACCTGTCTGATGCCATCATTCTTAACTTTGCCTATGAATTTACCGC ATTTTGCACCAGCATCTTGGCTCAAGATAAAAATGGGAACGTGTACCATGGGAGGAATCTTGACTATCCCCGTGCCATCCTGAGGAATTTGACTCTGAATTTAGTCTTCCAGAAGAATGGAAAG GCAGCATACTTTGGAACATCATTTGCTGGTTATGTTGGCTTGTGGACAGGAATGAGTCCCAACAAGTTCACTGTGTCTGGTGACAAGCGAG GGACTGACCAGTGGTGGAACTGGTGGAAGAATGCTGTTTCTGCTTTCCTGTTTCACAGATCGCCAGTCAGCTGGCTTGTGAGGGAG ACCCTGGAGGAGGCCGAGAACTTTCAGGAAGCGGTCATGCGTCTGTCGAAAACCCCCCTCATCACTGGGGTGTATTACATTGTGGGTGGGGTGCGAGCAGGGGAAGGCGTCGTCATAACCAGAGATCGAAAGGGCCCCGCTGACATCTGGCCCCTGGATCCATTAAATGGAGG ATGGTACAGAGTGGAGACGAACTATGACCACTGGCTTCCTCCTCCTGCAAAAGATCATCGAAG GGAAACAGCAAACAAGGGACTCAATGCTACAGGCCAAGATCACATTAATATGAATAAACTTTATCAG AATTACAATTCATACCACAGTCATGAGTGCAGCATCCCCTGGGAATTACACTACGTTTATCAGACCAAAG GGCTGCTCACAGGCCGACTGAGCTGGCTGTTAAGGACCCAAAGACTGCTGATCGTTTCAACTTCATGA
- the LOC124856925 gene encoding N-acylethanolamine-hydrolyzing acid amidase-like isoform X4 produces MVRAAELLLLLLGLSGSLRAQLPPPPTVVINLDLDPELRWLPLKKVFDVDYLSKAAAEIIEFCTSILAQDKNGNVYHGRNLDYPRAILRNLTLNLVFQKNGKAAYFGTSFAGYVGLWTGMSPNKFTVSGDKRGTDQWWNWWKNAVSAFLFHRSPVSWLVRETLEEAENFQEAVMRLSKTPLITGVYYIVGGVRAGEGVVITRDRKGPADIWPLDPLNGGWYRVETNYDHWLPPPAKDHRRETANKGLNATGQDHINMNKLYQNYNSYHSHECSIPWELHYVYQTKGLLTGRLSWLLRTQRLLIVSTS; encoded by the exons ATGGTGCGGGCCgcggagctgctgctgctgctgctcggaCTCTCCGGCTCCCTGCGGGCTcagcttcctcctcctcctacaGTTGTCATCAACCTGGACCTAGATCCGGAGCTGCGATGGTTGCCtctcaaaaaagtatttgacGTGGACTACCTGAGCAAAGCCGCAGCTGAAATCATCGA ATTTTGCACCAGCATCTTGGCTCAAGATAAAAATGGGAACGTGTACCATGGGAGGAATCTTGACTATCCCCGTGCCATCCTGAGGAATTTGACTCTGAATTTAGTCTTCCAGAAGAATGGAAAG GCAGCATACTTTGGAACATCATTTGCTGGTTATGTTGGCTTGTGGACAGGAATGAGTCCCAACAAGTTCACTGTGTCTGGTGACAAGCGAG GGACTGACCAGTGGTGGAACTGGTGGAAGAATGCTGTTTCTGCTTTCCTGTTTCACAGATCGCCAGTCAGCTGGCTTGTGAGGGAG ACCCTGGAGGAGGCCGAGAACTTTCAGGAAGCGGTCATGCGTCTGTCGAAAACCCCCCTCATCACTGGGGTGTATTACATTGTGGGTGGGGTGCGAGCAGGGGAAGGCGTCGTCATAACCAGAGATCGAAAGGGCCCCGCTGACATCTGGCCCCTGGATCCATTAAATGGAGG ATGGTACAGAGTGGAGACGAACTATGACCACTGGCTTCCTCCTCCTGCAAAAGATCATCGAAG GGAAACAGCAAACAAGGGACTCAATGCTACAGGCCAAGATCACATTAATATGAATAAACTTTATCAG AATTACAATTCATACCACAGTCATGAGTGCAGCATCCCCTGGGAATTACACTACGTTTATCAGACCAAAG GGCTGCTCACAGGCCGACTGAGCTGGCTGTTAAGGACCCAAAGACTGCTGATCGTTTCAACTTCATGA
- the LOC124856925 gene encoding N-acylethanolamine-hydrolyzing acid amidase-like isoform X2, whose product MVRAAELLLLLLGLSGSLRAQLPPPPTVVINLDLDPELRWLPLKKVFDVDYLSKAAAEIIESTVPKWVHHAAILLVESLEKYIPQPYAGEIRGLAAVLGGNLSDAIILNFAYEFTAFCTSILAQDKNGNVYHGRNLDYPRAILRNLTLNLVFQKNGKAAYFGTSFAGYVGLWTGMSPNKFTVSGDKRGTDQWWNWWKNAVSAFLFHRSPVSWLVRETLEEAENFQEAVMRLSKTPLITGVYYIVGGVRAGEGVVITRDRKGPADIWPLDPLNGGWYRVETNYDHWLPPPAKDHRRETANKGLNATGQDHINMNKLYQVLSLYPVCDQITIHTTVMSAASPGNYTTFIRPKGCSQAD is encoded by the exons ATGGTGCGGGCCgcggagctgctgctgctgctgctcggaCTCTCCGGCTCCCTGCGGGCTcagcttcctcctcctcctacaGTTGTCATCAACCTGGACCTAGATCCGGAGCTGCGATGGTTGCCtctcaaaaaagtatttgacGTGGACTACCTGAGCAAAGCCGCAGCTGAAATCATCGA ATCAACAGTTCCAAAATGGGTGCATCACGCAGCGATCCTTCTTGTGGAATCCCTGGAAAAATACATTCCTCAACCATACGCTGGGGAAATCCGTGGCTTAGCCGCTGTCCTGGGAGGGAACCTGTCTGATGCCATCATTCTTAACTTTGCCTATGAATTTACCGC ATTTTGCACCAGCATCTTGGCTCAAGATAAAAATGGGAACGTGTACCATGGGAGGAATCTTGACTATCCCCGTGCCATCCTGAGGAATTTGACTCTGAATTTAGTCTTCCAGAAGAATGGAAAG GCAGCATACTTTGGAACATCATTTGCTGGTTATGTTGGCTTGTGGACAGGAATGAGTCCCAACAAGTTCACTGTGTCTGGTGACAAGCGAG GGACTGACCAGTGGTGGAACTGGTGGAAGAATGCTGTTTCTGCTTTCCTGTTTCACAGATCGCCAGTCAGCTGGCTTGTGAGGGAG ACCCTGGAGGAGGCCGAGAACTTTCAGGAAGCGGTCATGCGTCTGTCGAAAACCCCCCTCATCACTGGGGTGTATTACATTGTGGGTGGGGTGCGAGCAGGGGAAGGCGTCGTCATAACCAGAGATCGAAAGGGCCCCGCTGACATCTGGCCCCTGGATCCATTAAATGGAGG ATGGTACAGAGTGGAGACGAACTATGACCACTGGCTTCCTCCTCCTGCAAAAGATCATCGAAG GGAAACAGCAAACAAGGGACTCAATGCTACAGGCCAAGATCACATTAATATGAATAAACTTTATCAG GTGTTGTCCCTGTATCCTGTCTGTGACCA AATTACAATTCATACCACAGTCATGAGTGCAGCATCCCCTGGGAATTACACTACGTTTATCAGACCAAAG GGCTGCTCACAGGCCGACTGA